A region from the Natronorubrum halophilum genome encodes:
- a CDS encoding helix-turn-helix domain-containing protein, with amino-acid sequence MGFIAEIHLSHADLALVPTIERHPDVTLRYEYEVPTDGKRLQFISAFDDKHSALEEAMEADHTISNPTRIATFENRTIYRVAVETELEILPSCCAERGLFVFTITSDGHGWVARVHLPDRDALATFREYCRGDGISFHVTRLYDSTVSDDGTYVLTEQQHNILTLAYDTGYFDTPRSVTQDDLAEHLDISDSAVSQRLRRAVSELIAGTIKNDRTPMEYE; translated from the coding sequence ATGGGCTTTATCGCTGAAATCCATCTCTCTCACGCCGATCTCGCGTTAGTACCGACGATCGAGCGACATCCCGACGTCACGCTCAGATACGAATACGAGGTGCCAACCGACGGGAAGCGTCTGCAGTTCATCTCCGCGTTCGATGACAAACATTCGGCGCTCGAGGAGGCGATGGAGGCGGATCACACGATCTCGAACCCGACGCGAATTGCGACGTTCGAGAATCGGACGATCTATCGCGTAGCGGTCGAGACCGAACTCGAGATCCTCCCCAGCTGTTGTGCAGAGCGTGGTCTGTTCGTCTTTACGATCACGAGCGATGGCCACGGGTGGGTCGCCCGCGTCCACCTGCCGGACCGCGACGCACTGGCCACGTTCCGGGAGTATTGCCGAGGGGACGGCATCTCGTTCCACGTGACACGGCTGTACGACTCGACGGTATCCGACGACGGAACGTACGTTCTGACCGAACAACAACACAATATCCTCACGCTGGCATACGATACCGGTTACTTTGATACGCCGCGTTCGGTCACGCAAGACGACCTCGCCGAGCACCTCGATATCTCGGATTCGGCAGTTTCACAGCGACTTCGTCGTGCCGTTTCGGAGTTAATTGCGGGAACGATCAAGAACGATCGCACGCCCATGGAGTACGAATGA
- a CDS encoding alkaline phosphatase family protein, producing MTGTSNRDSVASTSSDASGSDSLETLVIGIDAGCLPVFERLFEDDRIPTIERLCSDGVTAPLESQIPPWTPSAWPSIYTGVNPGKHGAIGFVGYDGYDWHVTSNEDVNEHPFWTLLDRHDRSSVVVNAPVTHPPEEFDGAVIPGFLGPEDPDCHPVGLLDEVRDAIGEYRVYPSYTRDDDTISDAEKIEEYRSLVEMRGRAFRYLVDEFEPDLGFVQFQKTDTVFHEFDGDETSVERVYEATDAQIASILETCDPDRIFLVSDHGMGPYDGYEFRLNEFLRDEGHLETTTGGKGMPSWTPMRRRLREGEEYDTWEPGTAARVAAVAAQFGITARRLRIALERVGLADLAIKYAPGGISRTANQQVDFEESKAYVRARTELGVRINLEGRDPAGVVPPEEYDEFREELIRTLQSIETPDGEPFFETVAPRERYFHGAYVDDTVDIVTIPNGFEHTLSEQVTGCDYFGPVEPWNHKIDGVFVATGEGIDEEQSLDRAHIFDVAPTIMAAMGVPHSDRMDGSVVPIVEQVDSMSYPAYDDTDTGEQTAPDEEVTDRLADLGYLS from the coding sequence ATGACCGGGACGTCTAACCGTGACAGCGTTGCATCGACTTCAAGCGATGCGAGCGGATCGGATTCGCTTGAGACACTGGTTATCGGGATCGACGCGGGCTGTTTGCCGGTTTTCGAGCGGCTCTTCGAGGACGATCGGATTCCGACCATCGAGCGGCTCTGTTCGGACGGTGTCACCGCCCCGCTCGAGTCACAGATCCCGCCGTGGACGCCGAGCGCGTGGCCGTCGATCTACACCGGGGTCAATCCGGGGAAACACGGCGCGATTGGCTTCGTCGGGTACGACGGCTACGACTGGCACGTAACGAGTAACGAAGACGTCAACGAACACCCGTTCTGGACGTTGCTGGATCGACACGACCGCTCGAGCGTCGTCGTCAACGCTCCGGTGACGCATCCGCCCGAGGAGTTCGACGGTGCGGTGATTCCGGGCTTTCTCGGTCCGGAGGATCCGGACTGTCACCCCGTCGGCCTCCTGGACGAGGTTCGTGACGCGATCGGCGAGTATCGCGTGTATCCGTCGTACACGCGCGACGACGACACCATTTCCGACGCCGAGAAGATCGAGGAGTATCGAAGCCTGGTCGAGATGCGCGGGCGAGCGTTTCGCTACCTCGTCGACGAGTTCGAACCGGACCTCGGGTTCGTGCAGTTCCAGAAGACGGACACGGTGTTCCACGAGTTCGACGGCGACGAAACGAGCGTCGAACGCGTGTACGAAGCGACCGACGCACAGATCGCGTCGATCCTCGAGACCTGTGATCCGGACCGCATCTTCCTCGTGAGCGATCACGGGATGGGGCCGTACGACGGCTACGAGTTCCGCCTCAACGAGTTCCTTCGCGATGAAGGCCACCTCGAAACGACGACGGGCGGAAAGGGGATGCCGTCGTGGACGCCGATGCGGAGGCGACTCCGCGAAGGTGAAGAGTACGACACGTGGGAGCCAGGAACGGCGGCGCGCGTCGCCGCAGTCGCTGCCCAATTCGGCATCACCGCTCGCCGACTCAGAATCGCGCTCGAGCGAGTCGGACTCGCCGACCTCGCCATAAAGTACGCACCGGGCGGTATTTCCCGGACGGCAAACCAGCAGGTCGACTTCGAAGAATCGAAGGCGTACGTCCGTGCGCGCACCGAACTCGGCGTCAGGATCAACCTCGAGGGGCGGGATCCGGCGGGCGTCGTTCCGCCCGAGGAGTACGACGAGTTCCGCGAGGAGCTCATCCGGACGCTCCAGTCCATCGAAACGCCCGACGGAGAGCCGTTCTTCGAGACGGTCGCACCGCGCGAGCGCTACTTCCACGGGGCGTACGTCGACGACACCGTCGATATCGTGACGATCCCTAACGGGTTCGAACACACGCTCTCCGAGCAGGTAACCGGTTGCGACTACTTCGGTCCGGTCGAGCCGTGGAACCACAAAATCGATGGCGTGTTCGTGGCGACGGGCGAGGGGATCGACGAGGAGCAGTCGCTCGATCGGGCCCACATCTTCGACGTTGCACCGACGATCATGGCTGCGATGGGAGTCCCCCACAGCGACCGAATGGACGGGAGCGTCGTGCCGATCGTCGAGCAGGTCGACTCGATGTCGTATCCGGCGTACGACGACACGGATACCGGGGAGCAAACAGCGCCGGACGAGGAAGTCACGGACCGGCTGGCGGATCTGGGATACCTATCGTAG
- a CDS encoding polysaccharide deacetylase family protein, which yields MTNRNRRTFITTVAATGTLGLAGCLSSIREWRGGDEKSPSQPGDEDDEPEPSDLPDLPGESIETFENLDEWASLIDAGALEAGTDDPYAGSQSAHLTADEETDYAAIYRTISDGMDLRDSNLSLAVSFTGRDQLRLTLELFAPNSRNVYTMRRTLTGPTDRWVRVDFGTTRVETQPDLSDVREIRLTARRRGNQTGSIDCRVDDLRTVDRPETGRVMLLFDGTLESHRTNAFERMQEYGFSGVEAVIPEAVGEQGRLTIDALSELDDAGWDMAARPRTGAQSIHEFSPEEQEGMIRRTKAYLENRGFADGAKHFVTPRNVLGSDTIDLVREYHEQAFRFGGGPNGVPFTDPHNVGFFSGDAGAETERYVDYAAEYGQLAVLHFEYIGQEGLSERAFDDLLEYIDDADVEVVTATELLEGS from the coding sequence ATGACGAACCGAAACCGACGAACGTTCATAACTACGGTTGCAGCGACCGGAACGCTCGGACTCGCCGGGTGCCTCTCGAGCATCCGCGAGTGGCGCGGCGGGGACGAGAAGTCGCCGTCTCAGCCGGGCGACGAGGACGACGAACCCGAGCCGAGCGATCTGCCCGATCTCCCCGGGGAGTCGATCGAGACTTTCGAGAACCTCGATGAGTGGGCATCGCTGATCGACGCCGGGGCGCTCGAGGCCGGAACGGACGATCCCTACGCGGGCTCTCAGTCCGCCCACCTCACAGCGGACGAGGAGACCGACTACGCGGCGATCTACAGGACGATCTCCGATGGGATGGACCTGCGGGATTCGAACCTCTCGCTCGCCGTCTCCTTCACCGGCCGCGACCAACTACGGCTCACCCTCGAGTTGTTCGCACCGAACTCGCGTAACGTGTACACGATGCGCCGGACGCTTACCGGACCCACCGACCGCTGGGTCCGCGTCGACTTCGGGACGACTCGCGTCGAAACCCAACCCGATCTCTCGGACGTTCGCGAGATTCGCCTGACAGCGCGGCGGCGCGGCAATCAAACCGGTTCGATCGACTGCCGAGTCGACGACCTCCGCACCGTCGACCGGCCCGAGACGGGACGGGTCATGTTGCTGTTCGACGGGACGCTCGAGAGCCACCGCACGAACGCGTTCGAGCGCATGCAAGAGTACGGCTTTTCGGGCGTCGAGGCAGTCATCCCCGAGGCCGTCGGTGAGCAGGGGAGGCTTACGATCGACGCGCTCAGCGAACTTGACGACGCCGGATGGGACATGGCGGCCCGTCCGCGAACGGGCGCACAATCCATCCACGAGTTCTCACCCGAAGAGCAAGAGGGGATGATCAGACGGACGAAAGCGTACCTCGAGAACCGCGGCTTCGCCGACGGTGCGAAACACTTCGTCACGCCCCGGAACGTGCTCGGGTCGGACACCATCGATCTCGTCAGGGAGTACCACGAGCAAGCGTTCCGGTTCGGCGGCGGTCCGAACGGCGTGCCGTTTACGGATCCCCACAACGTGGGATTCTTCTCCGGCGACGCGGGAGCGGAAACGGAGAGGTACGTCGATTACGCCGCCGAGTACGGCCAGCTCGCGGTGTTGCACTTCGAGTACATCGGGCAAGAGGGGCTGTCCGAACGAGCGTTCGATGACCTGCTCGAGTACATCGACGACGCCGACGTCGAGGTCGTCACCGCGACGGAACTGCTGGAGGGGTCATGA
- the glmM gene encoding phosphoglucosamine mutase, producing the protein MFGTSGIRGTVGDDVTGALALSVGRAVASDGYDRVVVGRDARESGAVLVDAVTAGLRECGATVLEAGVAPTPTVARAVPREGADAGIVVTASHNPAPDNGFKLWTATGKAFDPEQCDAIASRIERDEYELQPWTEQGSSQRLEGAVDRHAAELADAVSLDDPPSVVVDVGNGTGGITARVLADLGCDVITLNGQQDGSFPGRPSEPTRETLTALSSVVGSTDAQLGIAHDGDADRMLAVDDTGTFVPKDVLFALFARDTASEGDVVAAPVGTSMSVDDALAAVGASVTRTPVGDVFVANRATQSDVVFGGEPSGAWIWPTETLCPDGPLAACKLVELVADRGPLSSLVESVETYPIRRTSVAVEEKDAAMARVRDRVREQYDDVETLDGVSITVDDGWILLRASGTEPVVRATAEARTESRAEQLAADAVAILENATEANP; encoded by the coding sequence ATGTTCGGAACCAGCGGTATCCGCGGAACAGTTGGAGACGATGTGACCGGTGCACTCGCACTCTCCGTGGGTCGTGCCGTCGCATCCGATGGCTACGACCGGGTCGTCGTCGGCCGAGACGCTCGAGAGAGCGGTGCGGTTCTCGTCGACGCAGTGACCGCCGGGCTTCGGGAGTGTGGTGCGACCGTCCTCGAGGCCGGCGTCGCACCGACACCGACGGTTGCGAGAGCCGTCCCGCGAGAAGGTGCAGATGCGGGCATTGTCGTCACGGCCTCTCACAACCCCGCACCGGACAACGGATTCAAACTCTGGACCGCGACCGGGAAGGCCTTCGATCCTGAGCAATGCGACGCCATCGCGTCCCGCATCGAACGCGACGAGTACGAGTTGCAGCCCTGGACCGAACAGGGCTCGAGCCAGCGACTCGAGGGCGCGGTCGATCGACACGCGGCGGAACTGGCCGACGCCGTCTCGCTCGACGACCCGCCGAGCGTCGTCGTCGACGTCGGGAACGGTACCGGCGGGATCACCGCCCGCGTGCTCGCCGACCTCGGCTGTGACGTCATTACGTTGAACGGGCAACAGGACGGGAGCTTTCCGGGGAGGCCGAGCGAGCCGACTCGGGAGACGCTCACCGCGCTTTCCTCGGTCGTCGGATCGACGGACGCCCAACTCGGCATCGCCCACGACGGAGACGCCGATCGGATGCTGGCCGTCGACGACACCGGAACGTTCGTCCCGAAAGACGTCCTGTTCGCGCTGTTCGCGCGTGATACGGCGTCCGAAGGTGACGTCGTCGCCGCACCGGTCGGGACGAGTATGTCCGTCGACGACGCGCTCGCGGCCGTCGGTGCGTCGGTCACTCGAACGCCGGTCGGCGATGTATTCGTGGCCAATCGTGCGACGCAGTCCGACGTCGTCTTCGGTGGCGAACCCAGCGGCGCGTGGATCTGGCCTACCGAAACGCTCTGTCCGGACGGACCGCTCGCCGCGTGCAAACTCGTCGAACTCGTCGCCGATCGAGGACCGCTCTCGTCGCTCGTCGAAAGCGTCGAGACGTACCCCATCCGTCGAACGTCGGTAGCGGTCGAGGAGAAAGACGCCGCAATGGCTCGAGTTCGCGACCGCGTCCGCGAGCAATACGACGACGTCGAGACGCTGGATGGCGTTTCGATCACCGTGGATGACGGGTGGATCCTCCTGCGTGCGAGCGGGACCGAACCGGTCGTACGGGCCACGGCCGAGGCGCGAACCGAGTCTCGGGCCGAGCAACTAGCAGCCGATGCCGTGGCGATCCTCGAGAACGCGACCGAAGCGAATCCGTGA
- a CDS encoding glycosyltransferase family 2 protein has translation MYRDTTVGVVMPAYNEEGFVGDVIREMPDYVDRIYAIDDQSTDGTWEAIHEAAREDASSTPTGDVAGETQLVADGGVSTLAERASVLDSIGRVVPIQHRTNLGAGGAIKTGYLAALEDGVDATVTVDADGQMDLSQMPRLLDPIVDGNADYAKGNRLLSKEYRAAMPRFRFVGNAILSFLTKIASGYWKTMDPQNGYTAISHDALEAIDVDNLYEYYGYCNDLLVKLNVQDMRVADVAMPAVYGDEESSIEYSSYIPKVSTMLLGNFLWRLKAKYLVLDFHPLALFYFVGAGMAATGVLGAGLSVIAVLAGLGSAFVQGSASLLLFVAGITLLLFAMLFDMAESEHLESQVE, from the coding sequence ATGTATCGAGACACTACCGTCGGCGTCGTGATGCCCGCCTACAACGAGGAGGGATTCGTCGGCGACGTGATCCGCGAGATGCCCGACTACGTCGATCGAATCTACGCGATCGACGATCAGTCGACGGACGGCACCTGGGAGGCGATTCACGAGGCGGCTCGCGAGGACGCGAGTTCGACGCCGACCGGCGACGTGGCGGGCGAAACCCAACTCGTGGCCGACGGCGGTGTGTCCACGCTCGCCGAGCGAGCGTCGGTCCTCGATAGCATCGGCCGCGTCGTCCCGATTCAACACCGTACGAATCTCGGTGCCGGCGGGGCGATCAAGACCGGCTACCTCGCCGCGCTCGAGGACGGCGTCGACGCGACGGTCACCGTCGACGCGGACGGGCAGATGGACCTCTCCCAGATGCCGCGGCTGCTCGATCCGATCGTCGACGGGAACGCCGACTACGCGAAGGGGAACCGACTCCTCTCGAAGGAGTATCGGGCGGCGATGCCCCGATTCCGGTTCGTCGGCAACGCGATCCTCTCGTTCCTGACGAAGATCGCCTCGGGCTACTGGAAGACCATGGACCCCCAGAACGGCTACACGGCCATCTCTCACGACGCGCTCGAGGCGATCGACGTCGACAACCTCTATGAGTACTACGGCTACTGCAACGACCTGCTGGTGAAGTTAAACGTCCAGGACATGCGCGTCGCCGACGTCGCGATGCCGGCCGTCTACGGCGACGAGGAGTCGAGCATCGAGTACTCCAGTTACATTCCGAAGGTCTCGACGATGCTGCTCGGGAACTTCCTGTGGCGGCTGAAGGCGAAGTACCTCGTCCTGGATTTCCACCCGCTCGCGCTGTTTTATTTCGTCGGGGCCGGGATGGCCGCGACGGGCGTACTCGGTGCGGGTCTGTCGGTGATCGCCGTCCTCGCGGGTCTTGGCTCCGCGTTCGTTCAGGGGTCGGCGAGCCTGTTGCTGTTCGTCGCCGGCATCACGCTGCTCCTGTTCGCGATGCTGTTCGACATGGCCGAGAGCGAACACCTCGAGAGCCAGGTGGAGTAA
- a CDS encoding glycosyltransferase family 2 protein: MTRISVIIPTYNRAATLPRAIDSALEQTVDDLEVVVVDDGSTDDTDSVLAGYDDPRVRPVIHATNQGANVARNTGIEHARGEYVAFLDSDDEWRPEKLERQLAVLEDRSSEWVGAYCDSAYELSGASGRLRSAVAAVLAREDEEPAREGGEELIGEILADNVQPGAGSTLLVRTDVASEIGGFDEQLDRFQDPEFCLRVLEAGKLAYVDEELVVREETGHPPADVVRDADEQYLSAYDETVDRFEAEGYDIRSTHELLLAKRYFAEGRLLRGAWHGRKASVSPRHVPGVCWAAGTGVRRRPVPIVAMIAVLALVTVLAVLGRYSIARRVLTE, encoded by the coding sequence ATGACTCGTATCAGCGTCATCATTCCGACGTACAACAGAGCGGCGACGCTTCCTCGCGCGATCGACAGCGCACTCGAGCAAACGGTCGACGACCTGGAGGTCGTCGTCGTCGACGACGGCTCGACCGACGACACCGATTCGGTACTGGCCGGATACGACGATCCCCGAGTTCGGCCGGTCATCCACGCGACGAACCAGGGGGCGAACGTCGCTCGGAACACGGGCATCGAACACGCCCGCGGCGAGTACGTCGCCTTCCTCGACTCGGACGACGAGTGGCGTCCCGAGAAACTCGAGCGCCAACTCGCCGTCCTCGAGGATCGCTCGAGCGAGTGGGTCGGCGCGTACTGCGACTCGGCGTACGAACTGTCGGGAGCGAGCGGCAGGCTCCGATCGGCCGTCGCAGCCGTGCTCGCTCGCGAGGACGAGGAGCCCGCGAGGGAAGGGGGTGAGGAACTGATCGGCGAAATCCTGGCGGACAACGTCCAACCGGGGGCCGGTTCGACGCTGCTCGTCCGAACCGACGTCGCGAGCGAGATCGGTGGATTCGACGAACAACTCGACCGGTTCCAGGATCCCGAGTTCTGTCTGCGCGTGCTCGAGGCTGGCAAACTCGCGTACGTCGACGAGGAACTCGTCGTCCGCGAGGAGACGGGACACCCGCCGGCCGACGTCGTCCGGGACGCCGACGAGCAGTACCTGTCGGCGTACGACGAAACGGTCGATCGCTTCGAGGCCGAGGGATACGACATTCGATCGACGCACGAACTGCTCCTCGCGAAGCGGTACTTCGCCGAAGGGCGTCTCCTGCGGGGCGCGTGGCACGGCCGAAAGGCGTCGGTGTCGCCGCGACATGTTCCCGGCGTCTGCTGGGCTGCCGGCACCGGCGTCCGGCGTCGCCCGGTTCCGATCGTCGCAATGATTGCGGTCCTCGCACTCGTGACCGTTCTGGCCGTTCTGGGGCGGTATTCGATCGCCCGTCGCGTTCTCACCGAGTAG
- a CDS encoding right-handed parallel beta-helix repeat-containing protein: MSERSGIRNSDRGNFPCSQSTCQPDEQYSFAGRSRSQRSRRTFLRGASAVAAAGIGLTSAVSAASTPSSQYYGDYENVIDVVEAGADNTGNESITPVLEDLRADETLLVFPEGRYYMDEQFRFTGFENFGVVGDNATLVPANYRDFDGPQYRLFRLGVSYRPGRMLRFEGFDIDQTAPNTGIRTIEANVSDRLEVRDITVRGEHDSGTWGPGQFNITDPDGWGIVERFRAMDGARWVNNTLYAGNRWRGPIGIEANQNRGTLEFRRCGLGAFPNNGLYAAGGDGKIVVHGGLYRNSNGANVRVGGRNSEIRWPTVQVNDTRPEDRTQRGIRIENGRNIEIYGAAIEITSPKPTSHAISAMNTCESARIDNTRIRMSGSDVNHGIVVSPDCGETIIVDTSITHETAGGYPVWIRDSDRPEQVLAENLTITGRAGDAGGFRDGIRCERDNCRLSHVDIEQPGRDGVDRNAIVNMGDNLTVYRSELRASQYPYVDLGSDALVRDSVLESTDGNEAVCLYSSAENPEFKKNQLVDGIRDLGASEVTTWNNTYE; encoded by the coding sequence ATGTCGGAACGAAGTGGTATTCGGAACTCGGATCGTGGGAATTTTCCGTGTTCTCAGTCGACTTGTCAACCAGACGAGCAGTATTCTTTCGCGGGACGGTCTCGCTCGCAACGGTCACGACGGACGTTTTTGCGGGGTGCGTCAGCCGTAGCCGCCGCCGGAATCGGACTAACGTCGGCCGTTAGTGCGGCATCGACGCCGTCATCACAGTACTACGGTGACTACGAGAACGTCATCGACGTCGTGGAGGCCGGTGCCGATAACACCGGCAACGAATCGATAACGCCCGTTCTCGAGGACCTCCGTGCCGACGAGACGTTGCTCGTCTTTCCCGAGGGGCGGTACTATATGGACGAACAGTTCAGATTCACCGGATTCGAAAACTTCGGTGTCGTCGGTGACAACGCGACGCTGGTCCCGGCGAACTACCGCGATTTCGACGGTCCACAGTACCGATTGTTCCGTCTGGGTGTGTCGTACCGTCCCGGACGAATGCTCCGGTTCGAGGGATTCGACATCGACCAGACGGCTCCCAACACGGGAATTCGAACGATCGAAGCGAACGTCTCCGACCGACTCGAGGTTCGCGACATCACCGTCCGCGGCGAGCACGACAGCGGGACGTGGGGGCCCGGACAGTTCAATATCACCGACCCTGACGGGTGGGGAATCGTCGAACGGTTTCGGGCGATGGACGGCGCTAGATGGGTCAACAATACGCTGTACGCCGGCAACCGCTGGCGCGGCCCCATCGGAATCGAGGCGAACCAGAACCGGGGAACGCTCGAGTTCAGACGCTGTGGACTCGGTGCGTTCCCGAACAACGGTCTCTACGCGGCCGGCGGCGACGGGAAGATCGTCGTTCACGGCGGCCTTTACCGGAACAGCAACGGCGCAAACGTCCGCGTCGGCGGACGGAACAGCGAGATCCGGTGGCCGACCGTCCAAGTCAACGACACGCGGCCGGAGGACCGAACACAGCGCGGGATCCGGATCGAGAACGGTCGCAATATCGAGATCTACGGCGCGGCTATCGAAATTACCTCGCCGAAGCCTACCAGTCACGCGATTTCGGCGATGAACACATGCGAAAGTGCTCGAATCGATAACACCAGGATTCGGATGAGCGGTTCGGATGTGAACCACGGTATCGTCGTTTCTCCCGACTGCGGGGAGACCATCATCGTCGACACGTCGATCACGCACGAGACTGCGGGCGGCTATCCAGTGTGGATTCGGGACAGCGACAGACCCGAGCAGGTGCTCGCCGAAAACCTCACAATCACGGGACGAGCGGGAGATGCGGGGGGGTTCCGCGATGGCATTCGCTGCGAGCGGGACAACTGTCGGCTCAGTCACGTCGATATCGAACAACCCGGCCGCGATGGAGTCGATCGAAATGCCATCGTTAATATGGGTGATAACCTGACCGTCTATCGGAGTGAGCTACGTGCGAGTCAGTACCCGTACGTCGACCTCGGCTCCGACGCGCTCGTTCGTGACTCGGTTCTCGAATCCACAGACGGAAACGAGGCGGTCTGTCTCTACTCGTCGGCGGAAAATCCGGAATTCAAAAAGAATCAGCTGGTCGATGGGATACGTGACCTCGGCGCAAGCGAGGTCACGACGTGGAACAACACGTACGAGTAA
- a CDS encoding oligosaccharide flippase family protein, with amino-acid sequence MNRSIASGVFSVVSTKVVVLVVTAVSMPLLYRFLGASGFGDYSFLMSVFAIYMIFVSSGITDGVRKFLAEDRTAANWSEHVVGFYFRLAAILAVGGAVLLLIAAQSGIVSSVFGDGLSIYFYALTLLVITAQFRDYARKTLMGFGLERYSEPLKVLDKVGFVVVSIPLVYFGAGVLGALAGHLFASILVAAVGLALVNRRIPLSCVFSKPTSDFPRREMFTFNSMSIVLVFLLMSLYHIDIVMLQQFRDSASVGNYRAALTLAEFLWFVPIALQTVYVHSTSELWSQNRHRKITELASRTTRYTFLVTAIMAVGLAALADVAVPVYFGAEAKPAIEPLLLLLPGALGFALARPILAISQGNGTLRYPVAATGIAAVINVILNAVLIPRYGMSGAAVATSIGYGSMFAFHCVSARVIGFDPLADARLGRGAIAAILAGIPIVSLASVITNQWLALAIVPPVGFLVFVAFAIFVGALDSAEPFEILSIFPDPIGSRANEIYERLEARTNDQSSRSWIQTLLLAAGIALFASGIALGILGPEI; translated from the coding sequence GTGAATAGAAGTATCGCGAGCGGTGTCTTCTCCGTCGTCAGTACGAAGGTCGTCGTTCTCGTCGTCACCGCCGTCTCGATGCCGTTGCTGTACCGATTTCTCGGTGCCTCCGGCTTCGGCGACTACTCGTTCCTGATGTCGGTGTTTGCCATCTACATGATCTTCGTCAGCTCCGGCATTACCGATGGCGTCCGGAAATTTCTCGCCGAGGACCGTACCGCGGCGAACTGGAGCGAGCACGTCGTCGGCTTTTACTTCCGACTCGCCGCCATCCTCGCCGTCGGTGGCGCGGTGTTGCTCCTGATCGCCGCCCAATCCGGGATCGTCAGCTCCGTGTTCGGTGACGGGTTGTCGATCTACTTCTACGCCCTCACGCTCCTCGTGATCACCGCACAGTTTCGCGACTACGCCCGGAAGACGCTCATGGGATTCGGCCTCGAGCGCTATTCGGAGCCGCTGAAGGTACTCGATAAGGTCGGCTTCGTCGTCGTCTCGATTCCGCTCGTGTACTTCGGTGCCGGCGTATTAGGTGCCCTCGCGGGTCACCTGTTCGCGAGCATACTCGTGGCCGCCGTCGGACTCGCCCTCGTCAATCGTCGGATCCCGTTGTCGTGCGTGTTCAGCAAGCCGACCAGCGACTTTCCGCGCCGAGAGATGTTCACGTTCAACTCGATGAGTATCGTCCTCGTCTTCCTGCTGATGTCGCTCTACCACATCGACATCGTGATGCTCCAGCAGTTCAGGGACAGCGCGTCGGTCGGGAACTACCGGGCGGCGCTCACGCTCGCCGAGTTCCTCTGGTTCGTTCCGATCGCCCTCCAGACGGTGTACGTTCACTCCACGTCGGAGCTGTGGTCCCAGAACCGTCATCGAAAGATTACGGAGCTCGCATCGCGGACGACGCGATACACGTTCCTCGTGACCGCCATCATGGCCGTCGGTCTCGCGGCGCTGGCCGATGTCGCCGTGCCGGTATACTTCGGTGCCGAAGCGAAACCAGCGATCGAGCCGCTGTTGTTGTTGCTCCCCGGAGCGCTCGGGTTCGCACTCGCCAGACCGATCCTCGCCATTTCACAGGGGAACGGAACCCTCCGGTACCCGGTCGCAGCGACCGGCATCGCAGCCGTGATCAACGTCATCCTCAACGCCGTGTTGATCCCGCGGTACGGGATGAGCGGCGCGGCCGTCGCGACCAGCATCGGCTACGGATCGATGTTCGCCTTCCACTGCGTGAGCGCTCGAGTCATCGGATTCGATCCGCTCGCGGATGCGCGACTCGGTCGCGGTGCGATCGCGGCTATCCTCGCCGGCATTCCCATCGTCTCCCTCGCGTCGGTGATCACGAATCAGTGGCTCGCCCTCGCAATCGTCCCGCCCGTCGGGTTCCTGGTTTTCGTCGCCTTCGCGATTTTCGTCGGCGCTCTCGACTCGGCGGAGCCGTTCGAGATCCTGTCGATATTCCCCGATCCGATCGGCTCGAGGGCGAACGAGATCTACGAGCGCCTCGAGGCGAGGACGAACGACCAATCGTCGCGAAGCTGGATACAGACGCTGCTCCTCGCTGCCGGGATCGCGCTGTTCGCCTCCGGAATCGCCCTCGGAATACTGGGTCCCGAGATCTAA